A window from Leifsonia shinshuensis encodes these proteins:
- the pknB gene encoding Stk1 family PASTA domain-containing Ser/Thr kinase encodes MTTSQTDPMIGRLIDGRYQVRSRIARGGMATVYLATDLRLERRVAIKIMHGHLADDSTFKSRFVQEARSAARLAHPNVVNVFDQGQDSDMAYLVMEYLPGITLRDLLKDYGKLTPEQTIDIMEAVLSGLAAAHKAGIVHRDLKPENVLLADDGRIKIGDFGLARAASANTATGQALLGTIAYLSPELVTRGVADARSDIYALGIMMYEMLTGQQPFQGEQPMQIAYQHANDAVPAPSAKNPAVPAELDELVLWATEKDPERRPRDAREMLDRLLEAEKSLRGVAVLQPTMVLPPALDLDDGDTQIINPAIRQQVASSTPAATATLSAAATKRRSKGWWLFALVILLAGVAAGTGWYFGSGPGSLVAVPNVVNATPDAATAELQKLGFTAAQAPEYSVTVAKGMVSSTDPAAGIPAARGSKVTLRISQGPKPITIPALAGQSTDAAKSAITGAGAKVGDIAKQFDAKVPADTVISATRADTGADISGGGQYFEAAAVNLVVSAGPIPDVAGKSVSDASAILGKVGLLTSAGPQSYSDTVAEGDVISAQPQHDPVRPGDTLLLETSKGPEPVTVPDVVGKSWADAKKALTDAGFKLKYSAIADVAPPAFVVSKISPAAGTQQPKGSTITVNFAGF; translated from the coding sequence GTGACCACGAGCCAGACCGACCCGATGATCGGCCGTCTCATCGACGGCCGGTATCAGGTGCGCTCGCGGATCGCCCGCGGTGGCATGGCCACCGTCTACCTGGCCACCGACCTCCGCCTGGAGCGGCGCGTCGCCATCAAGATCATGCACGGCCACCTGGCCGACGACTCCACCTTCAAGAGCCGCTTCGTGCAGGAGGCGCGCTCGGCGGCGCGGCTCGCGCATCCCAATGTCGTCAACGTCTTCGACCAGGGCCAGGACTCCGACATGGCGTACCTGGTCATGGAGTACCTGCCCGGCATCACGCTGCGCGACCTGCTCAAGGACTACGGCAAGCTCACGCCCGAGCAGACCATCGACATCATGGAGGCGGTGCTCTCCGGTCTCGCGGCCGCGCACAAGGCCGGGATCGTCCACCGCGACCTGAAGCCCGAGAACGTGCTGCTCGCCGACGACGGCCGCATCAAGATCGGCGACTTCGGCCTCGCCCGGGCCGCGAGCGCGAACACCGCGACCGGACAGGCGCTCCTCGGCACGATCGCCTACCTCTCCCCCGAGCTCGTCACGCGCGGCGTCGCCGACGCCCGCAGCGACATCTACGCGCTCGGCATCATGATGTACGAGATGCTGACCGGCCAGCAGCCCTTCCAGGGCGAGCAGCCGATGCAGATCGCGTACCAGCACGCCAACGACGCGGTCCCGGCGCCGAGCGCGAAGAACCCGGCCGTCCCCGCCGAGCTCGACGAGCTCGTGCTGTGGGCGACCGAGAAGGACCCGGAGCGCCGGCCGCGCGACGCCCGCGAGATGCTCGACCGCCTGCTCGAGGCGGAGAAGTCGCTGCGCGGCGTGGCGGTGCTGCAGCCGACCATGGTGCTGCCGCCCGCCCTCGATCTCGACGACGGCGACACGCAGATCATCAACCCCGCCATCCGCCAGCAGGTCGCCTCGAGCACGCCCGCGGCCACGGCCACGCTCAGCGCCGCCGCCACCAAGCGCCGCTCGAAGGGCTGGTGGCTGTTCGCGCTCGTCATCCTGCTCGCCGGGGTCGCCGCCGGCACCGGCTGGTACTTCGGCTCCGGCCCCGGCTCGCTCGTCGCGGTCCCGAACGTCGTCAACGCCACGCCCGACGCCGCCACCGCCGAACTGCAGAAGCTGGGCTTCACCGCTGCGCAGGCGCCCGAGTACAGCGTCACCGTCGCCAAGGGGATGGTGTCGAGCACCGACCCGGCGGCCGGCATCCCCGCCGCGCGCGGCAGCAAGGTGACGCTCCGCATCTCGCAGGGTCCCAAGCCGATCACCATCCCCGCTCTCGCCGGTCAGAGCACGGATGCGGCCAAGAGCGCCATCACGGGCGCCGGCGCCAAGGTGGGCGACATCGCGAAGCAGTTCGACGCGAAGGTTCCGGCCGACACCGTCATCTCAGCGACCCGGGCCGACACCGGTGCGGACATCTCCGGCGGCGGGCAGTACTTCGAGGCGGCCGCGGTCAACCTCGTCGTCTCGGCGGGCCCCATCCCGGACGTGGCGGGGAAGTCCGTCTCCGACGCCTCCGCCATCCTCGGCAAGGTCGGGCTGCTGACCTCCGCCGGCCCGCAGAGCTACAGCGACACGGTCGCCGAGGGCGACGTCATCTCGGCGCAGCCGCAGCACGACCCGGTGCGTCCGGGCGACACGCTGCTGCTGGAGACGTCGAAGGGCCCCGAGCCGGTCACCGTCCCCGACGTCGTCGGGAAGAGCTGGGCCGACGCCAAGAAGGCGCTGACGGACGCGGGCTTCAAGCTCAAGTACAGCGCGATCGCGGACGTCGCACCGCCGGCGTTCGTGGTCTCCAAGATCTCGCCCGCCGCCGGGACGCAACAGCCCAAGGGCTCGACCATCACGGTCAACTTCGCCGGGTTCTGA
- a CDS encoding class II 3-deoxy-7-phosphoheptulonate synthase, translated as MIEGLEYWRTLPIKQQPAWPDPEAAAAASAEIATLPPLVFAGEVDQLRTRLARAAEGEAFLLQGGDCAETFAGATADAIRNRVKTVLQMAVVLTYGASVPVIKMGRMAGQFAKPRSSDTETRNGVTLPAYRGDIVNGYDFTPESRQADPRRLVQGYHTAASTLNLIRAFTQGGFADLRQVHSWNKGFAANPANQRYEGLAREIDRAIKFMEAAGADFDELKRVEFYSSHEALLMDYERPMTRIDSRTGTPYNTSAHFVWIGERTRDLDGAHVDFLSRVRNPIGVKLGPTTSRDDMLRLIDKLDPEREPGRLTFITRMGAGTIRDALPPLLEAIKRSDAKPLWVTDPMHGNGLTTPTGYKTRRFDDVVDEVKGFFEAHRAAGTNPGGIHVELTGDDVTECLGGSEHIDEATLATRYESLCDPRLNHMQSLELAFLVAEELSQA; from the coding sequence GTGATCGAGGGCCTGGAGTATTGGCGCACCCTTCCCATCAAGCAGCAGCCGGCGTGGCCGGACCCGGAGGCGGCCGCCGCCGCGTCCGCCGAGATCGCCACGCTGCCGCCGCTCGTCTTCGCGGGCGAGGTCGACCAGCTCCGCACCCGGCTGGCGCGCGCCGCCGAGGGCGAGGCGTTCCTGCTGCAGGGCGGCGACTGCGCCGAGACCTTCGCCGGGGCCACGGCGGACGCCATCCGCAACCGCGTCAAGACGGTGCTGCAGATGGCGGTCGTGCTCACGTACGGCGCCTCCGTCCCGGTGATCAAGATGGGCCGCATGGCCGGCCAGTTCGCCAAGCCGCGCTCGAGCGACACCGAGACCCGCAACGGCGTCACCCTTCCCGCGTACCGCGGCGATATCGTCAACGGCTACGACTTCACCCCGGAGTCCCGGCAGGCGGACCCGCGGCGGCTGGTGCAGGGGTACCACACCGCCGCCTCAACGCTGAACCTCATCCGCGCCTTCACCCAGGGTGGTTTCGCCGACCTGCGCCAGGTGCACAGCTGGAACAAGGGTTTCGCCGCGAACCCGGCCAACCAGCGCTACGAGGGCCTCGCCCGCGAGATCGACCGTGCCATCAAGTTCATGGAGGCGGCGGGCGCCGACTTCGACGAGCTGAAGCGGGTGGAGTTCTACTCCAGCCACGAGGCGCTGCTGATGGACTACGAGCGGCCGATGACCCGTATCGACTCCCGCACGGGCACCCCGTACAACACGTCCGCGCACTTCGTCTGGATCGGCGAGCGGACGCGCGACCTCGACGGCGCGCACGTCGACTTCCTGTCGCGGGTGCGCAACCCGATCGGCGTGAAGCTCGGCCCGACCACGTCGCGCGACGACATGCTGCGCCTGATCGACAAGCTCGACCCGGAGCGCGAGCCCGGCCGCCTGACGTTCATCACGCGCATGGGCGCCGGGACGATCCGGGATGCGCTGCCCCCGCTGCTCGAGGCGATCAAGCGGTCCGACGCCAAGCCGCTGTGGGTCACCGACCCGATGCACGGCAACGGGCTGACGACCCCGACCGGCTACAAGACGCGTCGCTTCGACGACGTCGTCGACGAGGTGAAGGGCTTCTTCGAGGCGCACCGCGCCGCGGGGACCAACCCCGGCGGCATCCACGTCGAGCTCACCGGCGACGACGTGACGGAGTGCCTGGGCGGGTCCGAGCACATCGACGAGGCCACCCTCGCGACGCGCTACGAGTCGCTATGCGACCCGCGCCTGAACCACATGCAGTCGCTGGAGCTGGCGTTCCTGGTCGCCGAGGAGCTGTCCCAGGCCTGA
- a CDS encoding lysophospholipid acyltransferase family protein — protein sequence MFYWLMKYVVVGPLLRGIFRPWVVGLENIPAEGAVILASNHLSFIDSIFLPLEVDRHVSFLAKSDYFTRRGLKGWATKAFMNATGQLPIDRSGGKASEASLNTGLAVLARGEILGIYPEGTRSPDGKLYRGRTGVARMILEAGVPVVPVAMVDTAKIMPIGTRLPKIGRIGIIIGEPLDFSRFDGMEGDRFILRSVTDEIMYELQRLGEQEYVDVYATTVKEKRATLSQ from the coding sequence ATGTTCTACTGGCTGATGAAGTACGTGGTCGTGGGGCCGTTGCTCCGCGGCATCTTCCGGCCGTGGGTCGTGGGGCTGGAGAACATCCCGGCCGAGGGTGCCGTCATCCTGGCGAGCAACCACCTCTCGTTCATCGACTCGATCTTCCTGCCGCTCGAGGTCGACCGGCACGTGTCGTTCCTCGCGAAGAGCGACTACTTCACCCGCCGCGGGTTGAAGGGATGGGCGACCAAGGCGTTCATGAACGCCACCGGCCAGCTGCCCATCGACCGCTCGGGCGGCAAGGCCTCCGAGGCGTCGCTGAACACCGGCCTCGCGGTGCTGGCCCGCGGCGAGATCCTCGGCATCTACCCTGAGGGCACGCGCAGCCCGGACGGCAAGCTCTACCGCGGCCGCACCGGCGTCGCGCGCATGATCCTGGAGGCCGGTGTCCCGGTCGTCCCGGTGGCGATGGTGGACACGGCCAAGATCATGCCGATCGGCACGCGTCTGCCGAAGATCGGCCGCATCGGCATCATCATCGGGGAGCCGCTCGACTTCTCCCGGTTCGACGGTATGGAGGGCGACCGCTTCATCCTGCGCTCGGTCACCGACGAGATCATGTACGAGCTGCAGCGACTGGGCGAGCAGGAGTACGTGGACGTGTACGCGACGACCGTCAAGGAGAAGCGGGCGACGCTGTCACAGTAG
- the rsmH gene encoding 16S rRNA (cytosine(1402)-N(4))-methyltransferase RsmH, with amino-acid sequence MNDNERIHTPVLLERCIELLAPALTKPGAVFVDATLGMGGHSAGILERFPEATLVGLDRDPEALAIAGERLERFGPRVHLVHTVYDGIREAVEGLGFEAIDGVLFDLGVSSLQLDRVERGFSYSKDAPLDMRMDGTSELTAETVLAEYSEADLRRIFRDYGEEKLAGRYAARIVEAREREPLERSGQLVDLIVKATPVALQRQGHPAKRVFQALRIEVNQELAVLQRAIPAAIDALAVGGRIVVEAYQSLEDRIVKREFQARSTSSAPAGLPVELPEHRPELKLLIRGAELADDDEKAANPRATPVRLRAAERVRPANTSTDQTRRRP; translated from the coding sequence ATGAACGACAACGAGCGCATCCACACCCCGGTCCTCCTCGAGCGCTGCATCGAGCTGCTCGCACCGGCCCTCACCAAGCCCGGAGCCGTCTTCGTCGACGCGACGCTCGGGATGGGCGGCCACTCCGCCGGCATCCTCGAGCGCTTCCCGGAGGCCACCCTGGTCGGCCTCGACCGCGACCCCGAGGCCCTGGCCATCGCGGGGGAGCGGCTGGAGCGCTTCGGTCCGCGCGTCCACCTCGTCCACACCGTGTACGACGGCATCCGCGAGGCCGTGGAGGGACTCGGATTCGAGGCCATCGACGGCGTGCTCTTCGACCTCGGCGTGTCGTCGCTGCAGCTCGACCGGGTGGAGCGCGGCTTCTCGTACTCGAAGGACGCACCCCTCGACATGCGGATGGACGGCACGAGCGAGCTGACCGCGGAGACGGTCCTGGCCGAGTACTCCGAGGCCGACCTGCGCCGCATCTTCCGCGACTACGGCGAGGAGAAGCTCGCCGGACGCTACGCCGCCCGCATCGTGGAGGCGCGCGAGCGCGAGCCGCTGGAGCGTTCCGGCCAGCTCGTGGATCTCATCGTGAAGGCGACCCCGGTCGCTCTCCAGCGTCAGGGGCACCCGGCCAAGCGCGTCTTCCAGGCGCTGCGCATCGAGGTCAACCAGGAGCTCGCGGTGCTGCAGCGGGCCATCCCGGCGGCCATCGACGCCCTCGCGGTCGGCGGACGGATCGTCGTGGAGGCGTACCAGTCGCTCGAGGACCGCATCGTGAAGCGCGAGTTCCAGGCCCGCTCGACCTCCAGCGCCCCCGCGGGCCTGCCGGTCGAGCTGCCCGAGCACCGGCCCGAGCTGAAGCTCCTGATCCGCGGGGCCGAGCTCGCGGACGACGACGAGAAGGCCGCCAACCCCCGGGCCACCCCCGTGCGGCTGCGCGCCGCCGAGCGGGTCCGCCCCGCGAACACCAGCACCGATCAGACGAGGAGGCGCCCGTGA
- a CDS encoding polyprenyl synthetase family protein: protein MSESIRFVDLIQSRIDGFFDARASILVSIADELSPVAAFSRDFLSGGKRFRALFCFWGWQSVRTAGDEPADGSDANAVTAGGALDAVVSVASSLELFHAAALVHDDLIDNSDTRRGAPAAHKRFEALHDREGWEGSGPAFGTGAATLLGDLLLILSDELFDEGLTQLVSAPARRAARAEFNRMRLDVTAGQYLDIFEEIGWAGRPDSDQLARAERVIVYKSAKYSIESPLLIGASLAGATIGQLDALRRFGLPLGIAYQLRDDLLGVFGDADVTGKPSGDDLREGKRTVLIALTRQAIPSGARATLDELLGDPDLTPEQIRTMQLTIRESGAVDIVERMIAQNVDRAIEALESAPLGASAKAQLRDLAVTVTRRSA, encoded by the coding sequence GTGTCTGAAAGCATCCGATTCGTCGACCTCATCCAGTCCAGAATCGATGGATTCTTCGATGCGCGCGCCTCTATTCTCGTCTCGATCGCCGATGAGCTCTCTCCCGTCGCGGCGTTCTCAAGGGATTTTCTCAGCGGCGGCAAGCGCTTCAGGGCCCTGTTCTGCTTCTGGGGATGGCAGTCGGTGCGCACCGCGGGCGACGAGCCGGCAGACGGCTCCGACGCGAACGCGGTGACCGCGGGCGGCGCGCTCGACGCCGTCGTCTCGGTCGCCAGCTCCCTGGAGCTGTTCCACGCAGCGGCGCTCGTGCACGACGACCTCATCGACAACTCCGACACCCGCCGCGGCGCGCCCGCCGCGCACAAGCGGTTCGAGGCGCTGCACGACCGCGAGGGGTGGGAAGGATCCGGTCCCGCCTTCGGCACCGGCGCGGCCACCCTCCTCGGCGATCTGCTGCTCATCCTGAGCGACGAGCTGTTCGACGAGGGCCTCACGCAGCTCGTCAGCGCACCGGCCCGGCGCGCTGCCCGCGCCGAGTTCAACCGGATGCGGCTGGATGTGACCGCCGGGCAGTACCTCGACATCTTCGAGGAGATCGGGTGGGCCGGCCGCCCCGACTCCGACCAGCTGGCGCGCGCCGAGCGCGTCATCGTCTACAAGTCGGCCAAGTACTCCATCGAGTCGCCGCTGCTCATCGGTGCGAGCCTCGCCGGGGCGACGATCGGCCAGCTGGACGCGCTGCGCCGCTTCGGGCTCCCCCTCGGCATCGCCTACCAGCTGCGGGACGACCTGCTCGGTGTGTTCGGGGACGCCGACGTCACCGGCAAGCCGAGCGGCGACGACCTGCGCGAGGGCAAGCGGACCGTGCTGATCGCGCTCACGCGCCAGGCCATCCCCTCCGGCGCCCGCGCGACGCTGGACGAACTGCTCGGCGACCCGGACCTGACGCCGGAGCAGATCCGGACGATGCAGCTGACGATCCGGGAGTCCGGCGCCGTCGACATCGTGGAGCGGATGATCGCCCAGAACGTCGACCGGGCGATCGAGGCGCTCGAGTCGGCGCCGCTCGGCGCATCGGCGAAGGCGCAGCTGCGCGACCTCGCCGTGACCGTCACGCGCCGCAGCGCCTGA
- a CDS encoding LysM peptidoglycan-binding domain-containing protein, translating into MALTDTGRIRGMLGTVPIAVASSLAVTLNLVTPAQAAAPEQRATDHADDTGEVTALQRSTVVSTIAHDSAASPARTSVAAAPAAYRVQSGDTVSGIAARFGLSTAAVLAMNGLSWKSLIFPGQVLALAGPAHAAPAPAPAAPAAPAPAPAAPQAATTTYTVARGDTVSGIAGRFGVTTRAVLAANGLSASSLIFPGQKIRIPGMTTAALNTPSAPAPVAAAPVVAPAPLPQAAAGKVVALSDEMRANAQLIIRIGRQQGVPDQGIVIALAAAAQESGLRNVRYGDRDSLGLFQQRPSTGWGTPDQVLDPTRATLAFYGGRGNPNPGRTRGLLDIPGWSGMTVTQAAQAVQLSAFPDAYAKWETSARAWLAQLG; encoded by the coding sequence ATGGCTCTGACAGACACCGGCAGGATCCGCGGGATGCTGGGCACCGTGCCGATCGCCGTCGCCAGCTCGCTCGCGGTCACCCTGAACCTCGTCACCCCGGCCCAGGCCGCCGCACCGGAGCAGCGCGCCACCGACCATGCCGACGACACCGGCGAGGTCACGGCGCTGCAGCGCTCCACCGTCGTGAGCACGATCGCCCACGACTCCGCGGCCTCCCCCGCGCGCACCTCCGTCGCCGCCGCGCCCGCCGCGTACCGGGTGCAGTCCGGCGACACCGTCTCCGGCATCGCCGCCCGCTTCGGACTGTCCACGGCGGCCGTCCTGGCGATGAACGGTCTCAGCTGGAAGAGCCTCATCTTCCCCGGCCAGGTGCTCGCGCTGGCGGGACCGGCGCACGCGGCTCCGGCTCCGGCGCCGGCAGCCCCCGCGGCTCCGGCCCCCGCTCCCGCCGCCCCGCAGGCGGCCACCACCACGTACACGGTCGCGCGCGGCGACACCGTCAGCGGCATCGCCGGGCGCTTCGGCGTCACGACCCGGGCCGTGCTCGCCGCCAACGGCCTCAGCGCATCCAGCCTGATCTTCCCCGGTCAGAAGATCCGCATCCCGGGCATGACGACGGCGGCGCTGAACACCCCGTCCGCTCCCGCGCCCGTCGCTGCGGCGCCGGTGGTCGCGCCCGCGCCGCTGCCCCAGGCGGCAGCCGGAAAAGTCGTGGCGCTCAGCGACGAGATGCGCGCGAACGCGCAGCTGATCATCCGGATCGGGCGGCAGCAGGGCGTCCCGGACCAGGGCATCGTCATCGCCCTCGCCGCCGCCGCGCAGGAGTCCGGCCTGCGCAATGTCCGCTATGGCGACCGCGATTCGCTCGGCCTGTTCCAGCAGCGGCCGAGCACCGGCTGGGGCACGCCCGACCAGGTGCTCGACCCGACCCGCGCGACGCTCGCCTTCTACGGCGGCCGCGGGAACCCCAACCCCGGGCGCACGCGCGGGCTCCTCGACATCCCGGGCTGGTCCGGCATGACCGTCACGCAGGCCGCACAGGCCGTGCAGCTCTCCGCCTTCCCCGACGCCTACGCGAAATGGGAGACGTCCGCGCGGGCCTGGCTCGCCCAGCTCGGCTGA
- a CDS encoding DUF3040 domain-containing protein produces MPLSEHEQRLLEEMERSLYQNDADFVAKVGGKRARPAYRSIVLGILLAVVGVVVLVVGVWFRQPLVGILGFIVMFAGVLVAIAPGKRIAVEPGAPEPKGAKARGGQPGFMDRMNDRWDKRNDGGEG; encoded by the coding sequence ATGCCGCTTTCGGAACATGAGCAGCGCCTCCTCGAAGAGATGGAACGCAGTCTCTATCAGAACGACGCAGACTTCGTAGCGAAGGTCGGAGGCAAGAGGGCTCGCCCCGCCTACCGGTCCATCGTGCTCGGCATCCTGCTCGCCGTCGTGGGCGTCGTCGTCCTCGTCGTCGGCGTGTGGTTCCGGCAGCCGCTCGTCGGCATTCTCGGCTTCATCGTCATGTTCGCCGGCGTCCTGGTGGCCATCGCCCCGGGCAAGCGCATCGCGGTCGAGCCGGGCGCTCCCGAGCCGAAGGGCGCGAAGGCGCGCGGCGGCCAGCCGGGCTTCATGGACCGCATGAACGACCGCTGGGACAAGCGCAACGACGGCGGAGAGGGCTGA
- a CDS encoding ROK family glucokinase has protein sequence MHAIGIDIGGTKIAGAVVDELGVIVREDRVPTDASRPEEIENAVVEMIERLSDGPEEIAGAGVAAAGFIDAAQSTVYYAPNINWRHEPFREKLEARIDLPVLIENDANAAGWAEFRYGAGRLVSDMVVLTIGTGVGGAIVSNDRLFRGGFGAGAEIGHMRVVPGGLPCGCGAHGCIEQYGSGRALQRMANELADAGGIGQGLADVRARTGILTGADISALITAGDPGALAALRQLGDWLGQACASLGAILDPQLFVFGGGVAQAGELLLEPIRQAYLENLPARGFHPEPEFAIAELVNDAGVVGAADLARLHASSI, from the coding sequence GTGCACGCGATCGGCATCGACATCGGTGGGACCAAGATCGCGGGGGCCGTCGTCGACGAGCTCGGCGTGATCGTCCGCGAGGACCGGGTCCCGACCGACGCCAGCCGTCCGGAGGAGATCGAGAACGCCGTCGTCGAGATGATCGAGCGGCTGTCCGACGGTCCGGAGGAGATCGCCGGTGCGGGCGTCGCCGCCGCGGGCTTCATCGACGCCGCGCAGTCCACCGTCTACTACGCCCCGAACATCAACTGGCGGCACGAGCCCTTCCGCGAGAAGCTCGAAGCGCGCATCGACCTGCCCGTGCTGATCGAGAACGACGCGAACGCGGCCGGATGGGCGGAGTTCCGCTACGGAGCGGGCCGCCTGGTCTCCGACATGGTCGTCCTCACCATCGGGACGGGCGTCGGCGGCGCGATCGTCAGCAACGACCGGCTGTTCCGCGGCGGCTTCGGCGCCGGCGCCGAGATCGGGCACATGCGCGTCGTCCCCGGCGGCCTGCCCTGCGGCTGCGGCGCCCACGGCTGCATCGAGCAGTACGGCTCGGGACGCGCGCTGCAGCGGATGGCGAACGAGCTGGCGGACGCCGGCGGCATCGGCCAGGGCCTCGCCGACGTGCGCGCCCGCACCGGCATCCTGACGGGCGCCGACATCAGCGCCCTCATCACCGCGGGCGACCCGGGCGCCCTGGCCGCCCTCCGGCAGTTGGGGGACTGGCTCGGCCAGGCCTGCGCGAGCCTCGGCGCCATCCTCGACCCGCAGCTGTTCGTGTTCGGCGGCGGCGTCGCCCAGGCGGGCGAGCTGCTGCTCGAGCCGATCCGGCAGGCGTACCTCGAGAACCTCCCGGCCCGCGGGTTCCATCCCGAGCCCGAGTTCGCGATCGCCGAGCTCGTCAACGACGCCGGCGTCGTGGGAGCCGCCGACCTGGCGCGGCTCCACGCCTCCTCGATCTGA
- the mraZ gene encoding division/cell wall cluster transcriptional repressor MraZ, with protein sequence MFLGTHAPKLDEKGRIILPAKFRDELASGLVLTRGQEHCVYVFSQREFESLHEKIRQAPVTSKQARDYLRVFLSGASAEVPDKQNRVTIPAALRSYAGLDRDLVVIGAGSRAEIWDATAWETYLAEQEAAFASTEEEVIPGLF encoded by the coding sequence ATGTTCCTCGGTACGCATGCCCCCAAACTCGACGAGAAGGGGCGCATCATCCTCCCGGCGAAATTCCGGGATGAGCTCGCGTCCGGCCTCGTCCTCACCCGTGGCCAGGAGCACTGCGTCTACGTCTTCTCGCAGCGCGAGTTCGAATCGCTCCACGAGAAGATCCGTCAGGCGCCGGTGACGAGCAAGCAGGCCAGGGACTATCTGCGCGTCTTCCTCTCGGGGGCGAGCGCCGAGGTCCCCGACAAGCAGAACCGCGTGACCATCCCGGCCGCGCTCCGCTCGTATGCGGGACTGGATCGCGACCTGGTCGTGATCGGCGCGGGCAGCCGCGCGGAGATCTGGGACGCCACCGCCTGGGAGACCTACCTGGCCGAGCAGGAAGCGGCGTTCGCGAGCACGGAGGAGGAGGTGATCCCGGGACTCTTCTGA
- a CDS encoding Rv2175c family DNA-binding protein has protein sequence MSEHVQTTEWLTVPDLVEQLGLSVSRVRRLIEDRHLGAKRIDGVLKVPALFLKDGQPLSELHGTLIVLADDGFSDDEAVDWLLEPEESLGTSPIEALRAGRKAEVRRVAQALA, from the coding sequence GTGAGCGAGCACGTCCAGACCACGGAATGGTTGACCGTCCCCGACCTCGTCGAGCAGTTGGGCCTGAGCGTGAGCCGGGTCCGTCGTCTCATCGAGGACCGCCACCTCGGCGCCAAGCGCATCGACGGGGTCCTCAAGGTCCCCGCGCTGTTCCTCAAGGACGGCCAGCCGCTGAGCGAGCTGCACGGCACGCTGATCGTGCTGGCCGACGACGGCTTCAGCGACGACGAGGCGGTCGACTGGCTGCTCGAGCCGGAGGAGAGCCTGGGCACCTCGCCGATCGAGGCGCTGCGGGCCGGCCGCAAGGCGGAGGTCCGCCGCGTGGCCCAGGCGCTCGCCTGA